One stretch of Syntrophomonadaceae bacterium DNA includes these proteins:
- a CDS encoding cytoplasmic protein — MSWPPCSLRSVHRYSFKNRVLIAQSMMCGCFYCLATFSPGEIEEWTDGPLYYSEEYGQTALCPKCGIDSVLPENIPGVQLDSAFLLKLKQSYF; from the coding sequence ATCTCCTGGCCGCCATGCTCTTTACGTTCTGTTCACAGGTACAGTTTCAAAAACAGAGTTTTAATTGCGCAAAGCATGATGTGTGGCTGTTTCTATTGTCTTGCAACTTTTAGTCCAGGAGAAATTGAGGAATGGACGGATGGGCCTCTATACTATAGTGAAGAGTACGGCCAAACAGCATTATGCCCTAAATGTGGTATCGATTCTGTGTTGCCGGAAAACATTCCAGGTGTGCAACTCGACTCTGCTTTTCTTTTAAAGTTGAAGCAATCTTATTTCTGA
- a CDS encoding ABC transporter permease, which yields MKAGLEVRRTINLKSFEWLWETQLGISVLSLGLSVLLLLIMSLMFGAQPLHVLISLFEGALKGQRSLVSTLSEMAVITLAGLAVLLPIRAGFFNIGGQGQIEIGALAAVVVATNLQGSPAVVILTALLTAIVAGALIVVVPLVLKIKRGASEVTTTIMMNFACIQLVFAMITGALKDPASFYGSTHTIQESFRLPVFPQALGTHAGVLLAIAIAILVYWLMSRTVFGMHLKAVGSNPTAARAAGISVNKVLICSVLLGAGLAGLAGGIQAMGVTYKVAEGWSKTWGFTGIPVAFLGGNGLGIIPVAFLLAIMETGARYMQAMTGVPSALVYVFKGIPVLVFICLTARRGLYHKKRNSD from the coding sequence TTGAAGGCTGGTTTGGAAGTAAGAAGAACCATTAATTTAAAGTCTTTTGAATGGCTATGGGAAACCCAGCTGGGCATTTCTGTTTTATCGCTGGGGCTTTCCGTGTTATTGCTCTTAATCATGTCCCTGATGTTTGGCGCCCAGCCTTTGCATGTGCTGATATCTCTATTTGAAGGGGCTCTTAAGGGTCAGCGGTCGCTGGTATCCACTCTCAGCGAGATGGCGGTGATTACTCTGGCCGGCTTGGCTGTGCTGCTGCCTATTCGGGCAGGTTTCTTTAATATTGGCGGGCAAGGTCAGATTGAAATCGGGGCGCTTGCTGCTGTAGTTGTGGCTACTAATCTGCAGGGATCGCCGGCAGTTGTGATTCTAACAGCCCTATTGACGGCTATAGTAGCCGGGGCCCTGATAGTGGTGGTGCCCCTGGTATTAAAGATTAAGCGGGGTGCCAGCGAAGTTACTACGACCATCATGATGAACTTCGCCTGTATCCAGTTGGTGTTCGCCATGATTACCGGGGCTCTGAAGGATCCTGCTTCATTTTATGGATCTACTCATACTATCCAGGAGAGCTTCAGGCTGCCAGTTTTTCCTCAGGCCCTGGGCACTCATGCAGGCGTCTTGCTGGCAATAGCCATTGCGATCCTGGTGTACTGGTTAATGAGCCGCACGGTTTTTGGGATGCACCTAAAAGCAGTGGGCTCCAATCCGACTGCCGCCAGGGCAGCGGGGATTTCCGTCAACAAAGTGCTGATCTGCTCTGTTTTGCTGGGAGCTGGGCTGGCAGGGCTGGCCGGTGGGATCCAGGCCATGGGGGTTACCTATAAAGTAGCTGAGGGTTGGTCTAAGACTTGGGGCTTTACAGGTATTCCGGTGGCTTTTCTGGGCGGTAATGGCTTGGGTATAATTCCGGTCGCCTTTTTACTGGCGATCATGGAGACAGGCGCCAGATACATGCAGGCCATGACCGGGGTGCCGTCGGCCTTGGTCTATGTATTTAAGGGGATTCCGGTGCTGGTCTTTATCTGCCTTACTGCCAGGCGTGGGTTGTATCACAAAAAGCGGAACAGCGACTAG
- a CDS encoding C-terminal binding protein has product MAKYKVYISDYDYPDLAVEKEILEPIGAEVIGLQCKTGEGLAELAADADVILQQYAKIPRETLAKLKKCKGICRYGIGVDIVDVEAAYEYGMLVTNVPDYCIDEVGDHTLAMGLMLLRRIPMYHQAVREGRWHWQEAGAPIFRFRTITWGVIGYGRIAQNIARKLQGLSISVIACDPFVSASYMHSTGVKKVDLDTLLTKSDVVNVMTPYTKETHHLIGEEALRLMKPHGILLNCARGKIVDNKALYRALTEGWIAAAGLDDTEEEPAKLPDWDPRDNPLFSLDNCIITPHVAYISETSVKEARETAAENARAVLLGQTPPNQVLPKRI; this is encoded by the coding sequence ATGGCAAAATACAAGGTTTATATCAGCGATTACGATTATCCGGACCTTGCTGTCGAGAAGGAGATCTTGGAGCCGATCGGCGCGGAGGTAATTGGTCTCCAGTGCAAAACAGGGGAGGGCTTAGCTGAACTGGCAGCAGATGCGGATGTCATTTTGCAGCAGTATGCCAAAATCCCCCGCGAAACCCTGGCGAAATTAAAGAAATGCAAAGGGATTTGCCGCTATGGCATTGGAGTGGACATTGTGGATGTTGAGGCGGCATACGAATACGGGATGCTGGTTACCAATGTGCCTGATTACTGCATTGATGAGGTTGGGGATCATACTCTGGCTATGGGTCTCATGCTGTTAAGAAGAATTCCCATGTACCATCAGGCGGTAAGAGAAGGCCGATGGCACTGGCAGGAAGCAGGTGCCCCGATCTTCCGTTTCCGGACGATTACTTGGGGTGTTATCGGTTATGGGCGCATAGCCCAAAATATTGCCCGCAAGCTCCAGGGCCTCAGTATTTCTGTCATCGCCTGCGATCCCTTTGTCTCTGCAAGCTATATGCATTCTACGGGAGTAAAGAAGGTAGATCTGGACACATTGCTGACTAAATCAGATGTGGTGAACGTGATGACCCCTTATACCAAAGAAACCCATCACCTGATTGGTGAAGAGGCCTTGCGACTGATGAAACCCCACGGAATTCTCTTGAACTGTGCCCGGGGCAAAATAGTAGACAACAAGGCTTTATACCGGGCCTTAACCGAGGGCTGGATAGCTGCGGCGGGCCTTGATGATACAGAGGAAGAACCAGCCAAGCTGCCAGATTGGGACCCCCGCGATAACCCTCTGTTTTCATTGGATAACTGTATTATCACACCCCATGTGGCCTATATTTCCGAGACCTCTGTAAAAGAGGCCCGGGAAACTGCTGCCGAAAACGCCAGGGCGGTGCTTTTGGGCCAGACCCCGCCTAACCAGGTCCTGCCGAAGCGAATATAA
- a CDS encoding 4Fe-4S binding protein, which yields MLALKVDASKCNGCGLCRIVCSFYQGIGVAGSPFVQEQLPEPLVQVQESAGQRQISLCRHCEKPVCVDGCVAGALLANPDLGTVILDQQKCVGCYSCVMECPFGALQMKSGQALKCDGCKMMPLCARYCPAGALQADRDSHMAAARRRRKRMGSKSGSPSRAAFRR from the coding sequence TTGTTGGCATTGAAAGTGGATGCATCAAAGTGCAACGGATGCGGTCTTTGCCGGATAGTCTGTTCCTTTTACCAGGGGATAGGAGTAGCTGGAAGTCCCTTTGTCCAGGAACAGCTGCCGGAGCCACTTGTTCAAGTTCAAGAAAGTGCAGGACAGAGACAAATCAGCCTCTGCCGCCACTGCGAAAAGCCTGTTTGTGTTGATGGGTGTGTGGCCGGTGCCTTGCTGGCAAATCCGGACCTGGGCACAGTCATCCTGGACCAGCAAAAGTGTGTCGGCTGTTATAGCTGTGTTATGGAGTGTCCCTTTGGCGCTCTGCAGATGAAGTCAGGTCAGGCACTAAAGTGCGATGGCTGCAAGATGATGCCGCTCTGCGCCCGTTATTGCCCTGCCGGGGCTTTACAGGCGGATAGGGATAGCCATATGGCAGCGGCCAGGCGGCGGCGAAAGAGGATGGGCAGCAAATCCGGCAGCCCTTCACGGGCAGCCTTTAGGCGGTGA
- a CDS encoding BMP family protein, with product MSKRVLLITAMVLVMVMVAMTMIGCGQRPPEPAKQEPPKQQQEPPKKIRVGAIYSVPNPARAGGWDRAQFAGLQVLQDQYGWEVVIAEAVPFPQLAETAAGYADKGFDIVIFTSSAHLAAMKEVAPKYPNTRFLLMSVATELPDLPNVGAFSPNMYVYGNLVGIVGAKASKSGVIGAVGGMPIPVLETLFSGIIEGARAVRPESKVLVSWAGDWVDLAKHREVTLLQAQEKADVFFTVTGPGTMGVFEAAESRNALAIGYAADWYNDAPKTVLTSVLVDVEKMYKEMAEAFMAGTLTNKVVNLDAAYFKLADFRGKLSADVEKDIRDTVAKVQRGELKIPVKMHPDIMKK from the coding sequence ATGAGTAAAAGAGTATTGCTGATTACGGCAATGGTTTTGGTGATGGTAATGGTGGCCATGACTATGATTGGTTGTGGGCAAAGACCGCCTGAACCTGCCAAACAGGAGCCGCCAAAACAACAGCAAGAGCCGCCTAAGAAAATCAGGGTAGGGGCAATCTACTCTGTTCCAAATCCGGCCCGGGCAGGCGGATGGGACCGCGCTCAGTTCGCCGGACTGCAAGTACTTCAAGATCAATATGGGTGGGAAGTAGTCATTGCTGAAGCAGTGCCCTTCCCCCAGCTGGCAGAAACTGCCGCCGGTTATGCCGATAAAGGTTTTGATATTGTAATCTTCACCAGCAGTGCTCATCTTGCTGCAATGAAAGAAGTGGCACCCAAGTACCCTAACACCAGGTTCCTGCTCATGTCTGTGGCCACTGAACTGCCTGACCTGCCAAACGTCGGTGCCTTTAGCCCTAACATGTATGTCTATGGTAATCTGGTTGGGATAGTCGGTGCCAAGGCCAGCAAGAGCGGCGTGATCGGGGCCGTAGGCGGTATGCCCATCCCGGTGTTGGAAACCCTGTTCAGCGGCATTATTGAAGGAGCCAGGGCTGTAAGGCCTGAGTCCAAAGTGTTGGTTTCCTGGGCCGGCGATTGGGTAGACCTGGCCAAACACAGGGAAGTGACATTGCTCCAGGCCCAGGAAAAGGCTGATGTCTTTTTCACGGTTACCGGGCCTGGGACCATGGGGGTATTTGAGGCGGCAGAATCTAGAAACGCCCTTGCCATCGGATACGCTGCCGACTGGTATAACGACGCCCCCAAGACCGTGTTGACCAGCGTGCTGGTTGACGTGGAGAAGATGTACAAAGAAATGGCCGAAGCTTTCATGGCCGGCACCCTTACCAACAAGGTTGTCAATCTGGACGCAGCTTACTTTAAACTGGCCGATTTCCGCGGCAAGCTGTCGGCAGATGTGGAAAAAGACATTCGTGACACAGTGGCAAAAGTCCAAAGAGGCGAACTGAAGATCCCCGTCAAGATGCATCCGGATATCATGAAGAAGTAG
- a CDS encoding GNAT family N-acetyltransferase produces MATSFLHRLTKEEIPKAVACLKDAFADDPLWTVIFKNDPDRENALSAFFTFPLLYGMKYGQAWAASPEIEGVAVWVPGKFAEMTVWRMLCSGALPYGAKLGKETLRRLAIVSKQLGPVRKRLTKEKPFLYLAIIGVSAAAQGKGLGSKIMDVIKDEADRKKLHLYVETEKEENLLFYQKHGFTLLQKIVFEEINLPMWLMERTPTPNARGTPC; encoded by the coding sequence ATGGCAACCTCTTTTTTGCATCGGTTAACAAAAGAAGAGATCCCTAAAGCTGTGGCATGCCTGAAAGACGCATTTGCCGATGATCCACTCTGGACGGTAATATTCAAAAATGATCCTGACCGGGAAAATGCTTTATCAGCTTTTTTTACCTTTCCTTTGTTATATGGGATGAAGTACGGTCAGGCATGGGCTGCATCCCCGGAAATAGAGGGAGTAGCCGTATGGGTTCCAGGCAAATTTGCTGAAATGACAGTTTGGCGTATGTTGTGCTCTGGGGCTTTGCCATATGGCGCGAAGTTGGGGAAGGAAACCTTGCGTAGGCTGGCAATCGTATCCAAGCAGCTTGGGCCTGTCCGCAAAAGATTAACAAAGGAAAAGCCATTCTTATACCTGGCAATTATCGGCGTATCTGCCGCAGCCCAGGGGAAAGGCCTAGGCAGTAAAATCATGGACGTTATTAAAGATGAAGCCGACAGGAAAAAACTGCATCTTTATGTGGAAACGGAGAAGGAAGAAAATCTCCTGTTTTATCAGAAGCACGGCTTTACTTTGCTGCAAAAAATCGTGTTCGAGGAGATCAATTTGCCGATGTGGTTAATGGAACGCACGCCCACGCCAAACGCCAGGGGGACACCATGCTAA
- a CDS encoding IclR family transcriptional regulator, whose product MIHIKNSQKDKNPTPRIQSLHRALDILEAMSEQDEVGVTEISKKIGLPKGTAHRLMLTFADRGYVQQNLETGKYRFGFKLLELGGIAFNKLDLRKVALPVLQALVAKTNEIAHLVVLDKDAAVYIEKIEGNGTLRLFSRIGRRLPLHCTGVGKALIAFLPEQELASIVQKQGLPRFTPNTITDAQLLKNELQKIRQLGYSLDNEEHETGVWCVATPIWDYSGKAVAAISTTAPRLRVTEERKSWLISVTAEAGKELSKRLGAHESIIEQL is encoded by the coding sequence GTGATCCATATCAAAAACAGTCAAAAAGATAAAAACCCTACGCCGCGGATTCAATCCTTGCACAGGGCCTTAGATATCCTGGAAGCAATGTCCGAACAGGACGAGGTAGGGGTTACTGAAATCAGCAAAAAAATCGGTTTGCCCAAAGGGACCGCACACAGGCTAATGCTCACCTTCGCAGACCGGGGATACGTGCAGCAGAACCTGGAAACAGGTAAATACCGCTTTGGCTTTAAATTGTTGGAACTGGGAGGAATAGCTTTTAATAAGCTTGATTTACGAAAAGTAGCTCTCCCCGTGCTACAGGCTCTGGTAGCAAAAACTAATGAAATCGCTCACCTGGTGGTATTGGACAAGGATGCAGCCGTGTATATTGAAAAAATCGAAGGCAATGGCACTCTCCGGCTTTTTTCCCGGATTGGCAGAAGATTGCCCCTCCACTGCACCGGTGTCGGCAAGGCCTTGATTGCGTTTTTGCCTGAACAGGAATTGGCTTCTATAGTACAAAAGCAGGGGTTGCCCCGTTTTACGCCCAATACGATTACAGATGCTCAATTGCTGAAAAACGAGCTGCAAAAGATCCGCCAACTTGGTTACAGCCTGGACAACGAAGAGCATGAAACCGGTGTCTGGTGTGTGGCCACCCCGATCTGGGACTACTCCGGCAAAGCAGTTGCTGCCATCAGCACCACCGCCCCCCGGCTGCGGGTCACCGAAGAAAGGAAATCCTGGCTGATATCTGTAACTGCCGAGGCCGGCAAAGAGTTATCTAAAAGACTGGGGGCACATGAATCTATTATAGAGCAGTTATAG
- a CDS encoding ABC transporter ATP-binding protein, protein MRTFQAKQAALRPSGKYQANSNCAQTGGGVMTGGAANCSHEVFSHSKKIVVMDNIHKVFGNVRALDDVSFSLTAGEIRALVGENGAGKSTLMNILYGMYRPDKGYLKLWAEDVTGNWSPRLAIAKGIGMIHQHFSLIPNHTVLENVVMPTLKWGDIMPQWKEFEQRVERLCGEYNFRVRLKDRVEALSVGERQQVEILKALYQGAKILILDEPTGVLTPKQAEALLEFLQQLKERGQSVVLVTHKLTEAMAISDRVTVLRGGRHVATVEKKETTPQEIARMMVERDWISPVNRSQAPDKPHRILEIVGLTVEDEHRKAVVNNVSLAIGAGEILGIAGVAGNGQVELAEAVIGLRKPKNGRVLIDGVNINKWSIFKRRRAGLGFISEDRHAQGIVTDMSVAENLVLDTLGCSPYSHWGIIQPRAIEQCATKAVQAYAIKTPGNHVPVANLSGGNQQKVVLARTLSVKPKIIIACQPSRGLDFSATEYVRKKLVECAEAGVGVCLISSDLDELLELSHRILVMYDGQVVDEFNPERLDLDRLGLAMAGQAAG, encoded by the coding sequence GTGCGGACGTTTCAGGCAAAACAGGCAGCCCTGCGGCCTTCCGGCAAGTATCAGGCAAATTCAAATTGTGCACAAACAGGAGGTGGGGTGATGACCGGCGGGGCGGCTAACTGTTCTCACGAGGTTTTTTCCCACAGCAAGAAAATAGTGGTTATGGACAATATCCATAAGGTTTTCGGCAATGTCCGGGCCTTGGACGACGTTTCCTTCAGCCTGACTGCCGGGGAAATCAGGGCCCTGGTCGGGGAAAACGGCGCCGGAAAAAGCACATTGATGAATATCCTGTACGGAATGTACCGGCCGGACAAGGGTTACCTGAAATTATGGGCCGAGGATGTAACCGGGAATTGGTCACCGAGATTGGCCATTGCCAAGGGGATCGGGATGATCCACCAGCATTTTTCCCTGATACCCAATCATACGGTATTGGAAAATGTCGTCATGCCCACGCTGAAGTGGGGTGACATTATGCCTCAGTGGAAAGAATTTGAGCAACGGGTAGAACGACTCTGCGGGGAATACAATTTCCGCGTCCGGCTGAAAGATCGAGTGGAGGCCCTTTCAGTAGGGGAAAGGCAGCAGGTTGAAATTCTCAAGGCCTTGTACCAAGGGGCCAAGATCCTGATTTTGGATGAGCCTACAGGGGTTTTAACACCTAAGCAGGCTGAGGCCTTGTTGGAATTCCTGCAACAGCTAAAAGAACGGGGCCAGTCGGTGGTACTGGTAACTCACAAGCTTACGGAAGCAATGGCGATCAGTGACCGGGTCACAGTCCTGAGAGGCGGCAGACATGTGGCCACGGTGGAAAAGAAGGAGACGACTCCCCAGGAAATTGCCAGGATGATGGTGGAGCGGGACTGGATCTCCCCTGTAAATAGAAGTCAAGCGCCGGATAAGCCGCACAGAATTTTGGAAATTGTGGGTCTGACAGTGGAAGATGAGCATCGGAAAGCAGTGGTCAACAATGTTTCTTTAGCTATCGGTGCGGGAGAAATACTGGGTATTGCCGGGGTTGCCGGCAATGGTCAGGTGGAACTGGCCGAGGCAGTGATTGGTCTGCGGAAACCCAAAAATGGAAGAGTTTTAATTGATGGTGTCAATATAAACAAGTGGAGCATTTTTAAGCGCCGCCGGGCAGGCCTGGGGTTTATTTCAGAAGACAGGCATGCTCAGGGGATTGTAACAGATATGAGTGTAGCAGAAAACCTGGTCCTGGACACCCTTGGCTGCAGCCCTTACTCTCATTGGGGGATCATTCAGCCCCGGGCCATAGAACAATGTGCGACAAAGGCAGTCCAGGCCTATGCGATAAAGACACCTGGCAATCATGTGCCTGTTGCCAACTTATCCGGTGGTAATCAGCAAAAAGTGGTGCTGGCAAGGACTCTTTCGGTAAAACCAAAGATTATTATCGCCTGCCAACCTTCCCGGGGCTTAGATTTCAGCGCTACTGAATACGTCCGCAAAAAGCTGGTGGAATGTGCTGAGGCAGGTGTTGGTGTCTGTTTGATTTCCAGCGATCTGGATGAACTGCTGGAGTTGTCCCATCGCATTTTGGTAATGTATGATGGCCAGGTAGTTGACGAATTCAATCCCGAAAGACTGGATCTGGACCGGTTAGGGCTGGCAATGGCCGGGCAAGCCGCTGGTTAA
- a CDS encoding ABC transporter permease, whose product MMVDSWWGDFILAAVRAATPLVFCALGILLAERAGVLHIGVEGVMLIGALAAIMGTVYGGSAWSGVLLTLVAGVMAGVFLAYVSVRLPTDQVVTGIAFNLASLGVTSFIFRLLSEDLQVIVPAVPPLVLGFGPFALASLVFTAAMWWFLFRTGPGLKLRSVGENTHAAHASGINVVQVRVIALVIAAVFAAIGGAALTMGWVRSFSDNVTLGRGFIALAAVYFGRWNPFLALGACLVFGAGEALAFRAQATGAGLNPHYYLMVPYVLTLLVVGLAGQARGPGDVGKPYLRR is encoded by the coding sequence ATGATGGTGGATAGCTGGTGGGGGGATTTCATACTTGCCGCGGTACGGGCAGCAACACCGCTGGTCTTTTGTGCTCTGGGGATTTTACTGGCGGAAAGAGCCGGTGTGCTGCATATCGGCGTGGAGGGAGTAATGCTGATCGGGGCCCTGGCGGCCATTATGGGAACAGTTTATGGCGGAAGTGCCTGGTCCGGCGTGCTGTTAACCTTGGTTGCCGGGGTAATGGCAGGCGTATTCTTGGCCTATGTATCCGTGCGCCTGCCAACAGACCAGGTAGTAACTGGGATAGCCTTTAACCTGGCCAGCCTTGGTGTGACCAGCTTTATTTTCCGCTTGCTTTCAGAAGATCTGCAGGTGATTGTCCCGGCAGTTCCCCCCTTAGTATTGGGATTTGGACCCTTTGCCCTGGCCAGCCTTGTGTTTACCGCGGCTATGTGGTGGTTTTTATTTCGGACTGGTCCGGGCCTTAAACTTCGTTCCGTAGGAGAAAACACCCATGCGGCCCATGCCTCCGGAATCAATGTGGTCCAGGTGCGGGTCATTGCCCTGGTCATTGCTGCGGTCTTTGCTGCCATAGGGGGGGCAGCCTTGACCATGGGGTGGGTGCGCAGCTTTTCTGACAACGTGACCTTGGGCCGGGGTTTTATTGCCTTGGCCGCTGTCTATTTTGGCCGTTGGAACCCCTTTTTGGCTCTGGGTGCCTGCCTGGTCTTCGGGGCTGGCGAAGCCTTGGCCTTCAGGGCACAGGCGACAGGTGCCGGCCTGAATCCCCATTACTATCTGATGGTTCCTTACGTCCTGACCCTGCTTGTCGTTGGTTTGGCCGGCCAGGCCCGCGGACCCGGTGATGTCGGCAAACCATATTTGAGGAGGTGA